TTCGGCAGTGGCATTTTGAAGGTTTGAAATATCCATATCTAAATACTCATTCTTCATTTGAGCAATAAAAGCTGAATCAGCCACGTGTTTCGGCTTCGTGCTGATTGTTATGTTTTCGGGTTTAAAGATTGGGTCTTTCAAAAACTCTCCCAAGTATTTAGTTTTAATTATATTCATTAGTTCATTTTGAATGTCAGGTGCTGAATTTATAAGCTTCTGTCCTGTCTTGGTTTTGTAAAAACGAATCAGGTCTTTTATTTCCTGTTGAGTATAATACCTGTCATATATTCCAACCATATCTTCGTCCATAATTTTCTTAAACATTGGTTTAATTGAATTCATTAATGAACCGGTTAACCCTTTTGAAACACTATCCTTTTGTAAATTCTGAAACGGAATCATAAGTTTATCGAACATTGATTCTGTCTTCATTAAACTGAATAACTCCTTGATTGATTCATGTTTGGTTTGAGAAAAAGCATTAAAAGTGGTTACTGCAAGAATGATTGAAACTAATATTATTTTTTTCATAATGATTGATTTATTGATATTGTTTTTGTCTAAATAAAAGCGATATATATCGCTTGTTTTAGTTCTTAATATACTTCTCTAATTCCAGTTTTAGCATTTGATTGTCAAAATGTCCAAAATTGGGATTTATGATTTCACCCGTTTTTCCTACTAACACATAATGTGGTATTCCTGAAATATTGAACATA
This genomic interval from uncultured Bacteroides sp. contains the following:
- a CDS encoding DUF2059 domain-containing protein, with translation MKKIILVSIILAVTTFNAFSQTKHESIKELFSLMKTESMFDKLMIPFQNLQKDSVSKGLTGSLMNSIKPMFKKIMDEDMVGIYDRYYTQQEIKDLIRFYKTKTGQKLINSAPDIQNELMNIIKTKYLGEFLKDPIFKPENITISTKPKHVADSAFIAQMKNEYLDMDISNLQNATAEQKLIFKKAIDRMDPYVKYENKTFHFTITKASEVNISERLFELMKKVILNTNSMIKDLNVAPDKNDTTVMRGIPEKSN